ACTCATGATGTGATAAAACGTTTAGGAATAAAAGAATCTCCCTCAATTATCTGGTCTATATTTAAAAATCTTGCTCCACTTTTCGGACTAATAATAATCGTTGGCATTATTTACGGGGTATTAAAATTCACAGATAAACTGGATGGATCAGGAGTTGGTGATAGTATCACGGCAACGCAATCGGTATTCAATACCGCCTCATCGGGAGTGTCAAACGGAATTTCTACATTCACTCAGTGGATGAAAAATATATTTCCTTTTCTTTATACAAAAAGCAGCTACAGCTTGGCTGCTTTCCTGATTGTATTCTTCATCATCGTTGCATTGCTTGATAAATTTATCTTCATGCCAATAGCAAGACGAAAATTGTAGCGCGGATATTCCATTGCAATAAAAAATAGTTTAAAGACTTGATTTTAATATCCATTTATATTATATTTACATAAGTTTAACACCATCTTCGGACTCCCCCTAGTGCTGCCGGCCCTCCCACGGCATCACACCGTCTGAAGATGGTTTTTTATTACCTTTCCACGCAAAAAACATCTATTCCGAATAAAAACTCGGTAAAAAAATATTATTTTTACTCAAAGAAAAATTTTGTTAGAGAACGAGTTATTTTCATAGTATACGGGTGGGTGTCAGCGGTAAAGAATATAAATCCAGATCGCTATACCAAGTAAGATTCTATATGAAATGAAAATATATGTAGTATGCTTTTGAAGATATTTGAGGAGAAAAGAAATCGACCAGTATCCAATAATACCGGCAACCACGGATGAAATCAAAATGGTATCGATACCGATATCACCAATATGATGACGCGCTTCGTAGAGTTGGTAAAAGCCGCTTGCAAGAACTGCAGGAATACTCAGGTGAAAAGAAAATCTTGCCGCTGTTTCTCTGTCTAAACCGAGAAATAAACCGGCTGTGATTGTTGTGCCTGAGCGTGAAGATCCCGGGATCAATGCAAGTGCCTGAGCAATACCAACAATGAGGGCATCTCTCCAATCTGTGTGCTGTTCATCTCTGTTATGTTTTCCAACTTTCTCAGCAAAATAAAGAAGCAAAGCAAGCGCAATTAAACTTGTTGCGATAGTGCTTAATTCTTTCGTAAAAGTTCCCTCAATAAAATCTTTAAACAGTAATCCGATTATTACAACCGGCAGCGTCCCGATGATAACAAATAATGACAGGCGAGTCTCGTTACTCCAATGATTATAATTCTTCAATTTACCGGTTTGGTAATCGGTTAAAAGATTTTTTCCCATGAGTAAATAATCTTTCAGGAAATGAATGATTACGGCAGCAACCGTACCGAGTTGCATAATTGCCATGAATGCTGTCCAATCTTCCGGATCTAAAGTTTGTACAATCCCAAATACTTTCCCGGCGAGTGTGAGATGTGCGGTACTGCTGATAGGGAGGAATTCAGTTATGCCTTGTATAATTCCTAAAATAATCGCTTCGAAAATATTCATTCTCTACAACTCCAATTAAACAGTCTGACCCGGCTGGAATTCACCTTCCCACCGAGCGATAACAACAGATGCAAGACAATTTCCAATAACATTCACAGCAGTTCTTCCCATATCCATAATTTCATCTATTCCTAAGATTACCGCAACTCCCTCTAAAGGTAACCCGAAAGAACTTAGCGTACCGGCAAGAATAACAAGCGACGCGCGGGGAACACCTGCAACACCTTTACTCGTCAGCATCAATGTAAGCATCATTAGAATTTGCTGACCAATTGTTAGTTCAACACCTGCGGCTTGCGCAACAAAGATGGCAGCGAGTGAAAGATAAAGAGTTGAACCGTCTAAATTAAAACTATAACCTGTTGGTATAACAAACGATACAATTCTGCGAGGCACACCAAATGATTCCATTACCTCCATAGCTTTCGGCAATGCTGCCTCGGAACTCGTTGTGGAAAAAGCTATAATAGCAGGCTCTTTGACTGCCTTGAAAAATTTCTTTATCGGTATTTTTGCGAGGATTGCTACAGCACCAAAGACAAAAACAATAAAAAAGATGAGAGCCCCATACATTGTTAATATCAATAATCCTAAGTTCATCATAACGCCAATGCCTTTATGCCCAACCGTAACAGCTATTGCCGCGCCTACTCCGATTGGTGCGTATCGCATAACGATACCGGTAAATTTAAACATCGTCTCGGCAAGTGAATCGCAAAACGACAAAATAGTTGTTCTTTTTTCCAGCGGTACTAATGCGAGTGCAAAACTGAAAATGATCGCAAAGACAACAATTTGCAAAACTTCACCTTCAGCCGCTGCATGAAAAAAACTTTGTGGGACAATATGGGTAATAACTTCTGTGATTGTTTGCTTTTTGGAGACGATATCTGCCGCTTGTGGATCCATGTGCAATTGAACACCAACACCGGGTTGTGTAAGGTTAACTGCAACTAATCCAATCACTAGGGCAAGCGTTGTGACGATTTCAAAATAGATTATCGATTTCAATCCCATACGTCCAACCTGCTTAAGGTTTCCGTGACCCGCGATTCCGACAACAAGAGTTGCGAAGATGAGAGGCGCGATAATGGACTTAATCAATCTGAGGAATATAATACTAAGAGGGCGGAGCTGAGTGCCGACATCTGGGAATATCCATCCAACGCATAAACCAATTCCCATCCCTATAAAAATCCATTGAGTGAGAGTTGGTTTGAGAAATTTCATGATACTTAATTGTAAGAATGATTATTCAATGATTTATTTGCTTGAAAAATTTCGCCAAAGGAAATAAATCGGGACACCGGTCATGACAATAAGAAATCCATACCATGTGTAAGATTTATAGATTAACAGGTCAACCGCGATTGCAGTGGCGATAAATACATATATCGCCGGAAGAAATGGATAACCGAATGCTCTATACGGTCTTTCATCATTTGGTCTTTTTTTACGAAGGATGAATAGCCCGATTATTGTCAATATATAAAATATGATTACCGCGAACATTACGTAATCGAGCAATTCATTGTATGTACCTGAAAGGCAAAGTGCGCTCGCCCAGATACCCTGGACTATCAATGCAACTCCCGGGACTGAATTTTTATTAAGTGTTCCGATCTTTTTGAAGAAAAGATTATCCTTTGCCATTGCAAAATAAACACGGGCACCAGAAAGAATCAAACCGTTATTACAGCCAAAAGTAGAAATCATAATTAATATCGCCATTATGATTGCTGCTGGCTCACCAAAAATAGTTGTAGCCGCCGCAATCCCAACTCGATCGCTTGTCGCAAATTGAATTCCGCGTTCCGTTACATTTGCTCCGTTTGGATCGCCGGTTAAAGGGAGAACAAAGATATAAGAGAAATTTGCGGCGATATAAAGTATTGTTACTATACCGGTTCCCAGAACAAGACTTAATGGAATAGTTTTCTTCGGATTGATAACTTCACCTGCTGTGAATGTTATATTATTCCACGCATCGCTGGAAAATAAAGAGCCAACCATCGCCGCACCGATTGCAGAAAATATTGCAATACCGGATAATGATTCAAAGGAAACTATCTTACCATCTGCAATGTGTGTCCAGTTGGCGTTCCAGAAATTAGAGAAGTTAGCCGCAATCGCACTCGAATTACGACCGATGAATATCCCGAGCAATATCAGGCCGAATAATGCGATTGCCTTTGTAAATGTAAAAATATTTTGGACATATTTTCCTTCCCTCAATCCTCCAATATTGACGAGTGTCAGAACCATTATACTCGCAATAGCCAAAACTTGTGCGGCTGTAATCTTTAATCCGAATAAGTAAAAAAGAATATGCGATTCACTGAACCAAGGAATTAAAACGCCCGTGAATTTTGCGAAGGCAACACCCACCGCGGCAATGGTTCCGGTTTGTATGACTGCAAACAGAGTCCAGCCGTATAAAAATCCAATAAGCGGATTATATGCTTCACGCAAATATACATATTGGCCACCCGCATGAGGCATCATACCGGCAAGCTCGCCGTAACTAAGTGCCGCAATAATGGTGATGACTCCGGTAATCAGCCACACAAGAAGTAGGTAGCCGGGTGATCCGACCGTGCGTGCGATATCCGCGCTCACGATAAAAATGCCTGA
The genomic region above belongs to Ignavibacteriales bacterium and contains:
- a CDS encoding zf-HC2 domain-containing protein, with protein sequence MNHIISEIIQEYLDGVLNTEMKDNIKMHLDECSICRDNLNSFQVVDSALHQMRVENTKPQFTHDVIKRLGIKESPSIIWSIFKNLAPLFGLIIIVGIIYGVLKFTDKLDGSGVGDSITATQSVFNTASSGVSNGISTFTQWMKNIFPFLYTKSSYSLAAFLIVFFIIVALLDKFIFMPIARRKL
- the uppP gene encoding undecaprenyl-diphosphatase UppP encodes the protein MNIFEAIILGIIQGITEFLPISSTAHLTLAGKVFGIVQTLDPEDWTAFMAIMQLGTVAAVIIHFLKDYLLMGKNLLTDYQTGKLKNYNHWSNETRLSLFVIIGTLPVVIIGLLFKDFIEGTFTKELSTIATSLIALALLLYFAEKVGKHNRDEQHTDWRDALIVGIAQALALIPGSSRSGTTITAGLFLGLDRETAARFSFHLSIPAVLASGFYQLYEARHHIGDIGIDTILISSVVAGIIGYWSISFLLKYLQKHTTYIFISYRILLGIAIWIYILYR
- a CDS encoding cation:dicarboxylase symporter family transporter, whose translation is MKFLKPTLTQWIFIGMGIGLCVGWIFPDVGTQLRPLSIIFLRLIKSIIAPLIFATLVVGIAGHGNLKQVGRMGLKSIIYFEIVTTLALVIGLVAVNLTQPGVGVQLHMDPQAADIVSKKQTITEVITHIVPQSFFHAAAEGEVLQIVVFAIIFSFALALVPLEKRTTILSFCDSLAETMFKFTGIVMRYAPIGVGAAIAVTVGHKGIGVMMNLGLLILTMYGALIFFIVFVFGAVAILAKIPIKKFFKAVKEPAIIAFSTTSSEAALPKAMEVMESFGVPRRIVSFVIPTGYSFNLDGSTLYLSLAAIFVAQAAGVELTIGQQILMMLTLMLTSKGVAGVPRASLVILAGTLSSFGLPLEGVAVILGIDEIMDMGRTAVNVIGNCLASVVIARWEGEFQPGQTV
- a CDS encoding amino acid permease; the encoded protein is MTEQTHFKRELGLFDSTMIVIGSMIGSGIFIVSADIARTVGSPGYLLLVWLITGVITIIAALSYGELAGMMPHAGGQYVYLREAYNPLIGFLYGWTLFAVIQTGTIAAVGVAFAKFTGVLIPWFSESHILFYLFGLKITAAQVLAIASIMVLTLVNIGGLREGKYVQNIFTFTKAIALFGLILLGIFIGRNSSAIAANFSNFWNANWTHIADGKIVSFESLSGIAIFSAIGAAMVGSLFSSDAWNNITFTAGEVINPKKTIPLSLVLGTGIVTILYIAANFSYIFVLPLTGDPNGANVTERGIQFATSDRVGIAAATTIFGEPAAIIMAILIMISTFGCNNGLILSGARVYFAMAKDNLFFKKIGTLNKNSVPGVALIVQGIWASALCLSGTYNELLDYVMFAVIIFYILTIIGLFILRKKRPNDERPYRAFGYPFLPAIYVFIATAIAVDLLIYKSYTWYGFLIVMTGVPIYFLWRNFSSK